In the Bacillus amyloliquefaciens DSM 7 = ATCC 23350 genome, GAGTACCTTACTTTTGACGCTGAAAAGCTTGAAGGTACATTCACTCGTCTTCCAGAGCGCTCTGAGCTTGCTCCGGAAATTAACGAAGCGCTTATCGTTGAGTTCTACTCTCGTTAAGTAAAACGCTCTTTAAAGAGCATTGGATTAAACCCCGGAAATGTTGTGATGACAATGTTTCCGGGGTTTTTCTTTTGGTTGTGTAAACTGCCCCCGTACTCAGCCGTTTATCCCGGAGAATATAAAAAGCACCCGTTCATCCGGGTGCTTTTTATCGTATTTCATTCTTCCATCACACCATACTCAGCTGCGGTTCGAATAATTCGTAGTGGATCGATTCTGGCGGTGTATTGAATTCAGAAATCAGCTTTTTCATTGCTTTAATGAATGACGGTGAGCCGCACAGGTAAAAATCAGCATCTTTATCTGTCATCACTTCTTCTAAAAGCCGCTTGTCAATCCGGCCTTCCCGAAAACGAATGTTTTCTGAACGGTCTTGTTCGGACGGCTCGCTGTAAATAAAGACAGTGTCAACGGATGAATGTTCCGCAGCTTCCTCAGCTTCATGCCGCAAAGCATGATACTCTCCGCTCCTTGCCGCATGGATGAAAAGAACATTTCGCTGCGGCTGGGTTTTCACAACCGTTTTTAACATGCTGATCATCGGCGTAATCCCGACACCGGCACTGATGAGAACCAGGTTCTTCTTTGAGGCAGGGTCCAATATGAAGTCACCGGCCGGGGCGCTGATCTCGATTGAATCTTTTTCATGTAATTGGTCATGCAGATAAGAGGAAACAACCCCTTCTTTTTTAACGGAAATCCGGAAATAATCCTTACCGGACACGTCCGATAAGCTGTACTGGCGGATATGCGTATAACCCGTGTCCGGAATGTATACTTTTACACTGATATACTGTCCTGCTTTGAATTCAGGCAGCGGCTGTCCGTCTTCCGGTTTTAGATAAAATGACGTTATCTCTTTGCTTTCTCTTACCTTTTTATCAATTTTAAACGGCTTATAGTCTTTCCATCCGCCTTTTTGCGTTGCCGCTTGTTCATACATGTCCTTCTCAATTCCGATAAATGCGTCTGCAATTGCGCCGTATGCTTTTTCCCACGCCTGAATGACCTCAGGAGTAGCCGCGTCCTGTAACACATCCTTTATCGCTATTAACAAAA is a window encoding:
- the hmpA gene encoding NO-inducible flavohemoprotein: MLDEKTIAIIKSTVPVLEEHGEEITGRFYDLLFQHHPELLNIFNQTNQKKKNQRTALSNAVIAAAANIDRLENIIPVVKQISHKHRSIGVKPEHYPIVGKFLLIAIKDVLQDAATPEVIQAWEKAYGAIADAFIGIEKDMYEQAATQKGGWKDYKPFKIDKKVRESKEITSFYLKPEDGQPLPEFKAGQYISVKVYIPDTGYTHIRQYSLSDVSGKDYFRISVKKEGVVSSYLHDQLHEKDSIEISAPAGDFILDPASKKNLVLISAGVGITPMISMLKTVVKTQPQRNVLFIHAARSGEYHALRHEAEEAAEHSSVDTVFIYSEPSEQDRSENIRFREGRIDKRLLEEVMTDKDADFYLCGSPSFIKAMKKLISEFNTPPESIHYELFEPQLSMV